One window of the Colletotrichum lupini chromosome 9, complete sequence genome contains the following:
- a CDS encoding tripeptidyl-peptidase sed4, translated as MRLSLVSTLLLSSFALSQPTTSGHAVHEVVKQLPQGWRHIAAADDLNTIQLSVALKQPGLSELKARLEVTSDPNHAEYGAHVSHDLLKMFQEPNADAYAVVATWLSAHDIRSFVQDGPWVRINTTVVKANRLLGCKFFKYQYKSEKAVLRAKEYTLPSQVSEVVDFVFPVTQFMSKPPRRQIKARESGKVKRQSTMPRSCWDYTTPDCIVDLYNINYSPPNGPSPTDFGIAGFLEQYPNVPTLQAFLASYSPRRNTTTFSPKYNLTVESINGGSDTTEGNGVEALLDIQYSMPFIQPMNATYFSTGGRGPEIGPDGKEKDPKDSAHEPWIEFLEALLARETIPDVISISYTDDEQLIPQPYARRVCDLFMQVAARGVSVLVATGDGGAAGIGSGDCISNDGKNTTKFIPTFPVDCPWVTGVGATGNYAPTEPAWYSSGGFSEYFERPSWQESAAKAYIAGINGSHAGWYAPNGRGSPDISAIGSRFLMQPGWTQKGTSASTPVVAAMIALANDKRMREGKPALGFLNPLLYSDKVRSAISDVTSGSSGSCSYGTKVESGWSATAGWDPATGLGTLDLSKFLQALE; from the exons ATGAGGCTATCGTTAGTTTCAACTCTGCTTCTGAGCAGCTTCGCTCTCAGTCAACCGACTACTAGCGGCCATGCAGTTCACGAGGTCGTGAAGCAGCTCCCGCAGGGCTGGCGGCATATCGCTGCGGCTGATGACCTCAACACGATCCAGCTTTCCGTCGCGTTGAAGCAGCCCGGCTTGTCGGAGCTAAAGGCACGTCTCGAGGTGACCAGCGACCCAAATCATGCCGAGTATGGCGCACACGTATCTCACGATCTGTTGAAGATGTTCCAGGAGCCGAACGCTGATGCCTACGCTGTCGTTGCGACTTGGCTTTCTGCTCACGATATTCGGAGCTTTGTTCAGGACGGCCCTTGGGTTCGCATAAACACCACCGTCGTCAAAGCGAATCGCTTGTTGGGTTGCAAGTTCTTCAAGTATCAGTACAAGAGCGAGAAGGCTGTGTTGCGGGCCAAGGAGTACACTCTTCCGAGCCAGGTCTCAGAGGTTGTCGACTTTGTCTTCCCGGTTACTCAGTTCATGAGCAAGCCGCCTAGACGACAGATCAAGGCGAGGGAGTCTGGCAAAGTAAAGCGACAGAGCACGA TGCCTCGAAGCTGCTGGGACTACACAACCCCCGACTGCATCGTGGATCTCTACAACATCAACTACAGCCCGCCAAATGGACCATCACCCACAGACTTTGGCATCGCCGGCTTCCTAGAGCAATATCCCAATGTTCCTACTCTCCAAGCCTTCCTGGCGTCCTACAGCCCCCGCCGAAACACCACCACCTTCTCGCCAAAGTACAACCTCACGGTGGAGTCCATCAACGGCGGCAGCGACACCACCGAAGGCAACGGCGTCGAGGCTTTGCTGGACATCCAGTATAGCATGCCCTTCATCCAGCCGATGAACGCAACCTACTTCTCCACTGGCGGCCGCGGTCCCGAAATCGGGCCCGACGGCAAAGAAAAGGATCCCAAGGACAGCGCCCACGAGCCCTGGATCGAGTTCCTCGAGGCCCTGCTCGCCCGCGAGACCATCCCAGACGTCATCTCCATCTCCTATACCGACGATGAGCAGCTCATCCCGCAGCCGTACGCCCGTCGTGTCTGCGACCTCTTCATGCAAGTCGCCGCCCGTGGCGTTTCTGTTCTGGTAGCTACCGGCGACGGTGGCGCAGCGGGCATCGGTTCAGGAGACTGCATCTCAAACGACGGCAAGAACACGACAAAGTTTATCCCGACGTTCCCCGTCGACTGTCCCTGGGTCACGGGTGTCGGCGCGACGGGCAACTATGCGCCGACGGAGCCTGCGTGGTACAGCTCCGGTGGATTCAGTGAGTACTTTGAGCGTCCGTCGTGGCAGGAGTCCGCGGCCAAGGCGTACATTGCCGGCATCAACGGATCACACGCAGGCTGGTACGCACCGAACGGCCGCGGCAGCCCGGACATCTCGGCCATTGGGTCCCGGTTCCTGATGCAGCCTGGGTGGACGCAGAAGGGGACGAGCGCCAGCACGCCCGTCGTCGCTGCGATGATCGCTCTCGCCAACGACAAGCGCATGAGGGAGGGAAAGCCTGCTTTGGGATTCCTTAACCCGCTGCTGTACTCTGACAAGGTCCGTTCCGCGATCAGTGATGTCACGAGCGGATCTAGCGGAAGCTGCTCTTACGGGACGAAGGTTGAGAGCGGGTGGTCTGCGACTGCTGGATGGGATCCGGCGACTGGCCTTGGGACGTTGGACTTGTCCAAGTTCCTTCAGGCGTTGGAGTGA
- a CDS encoding cytochrome P450, with product MATPIPRPPGVPILGNIKNIDTKNTWASLKKLSETYGEIFQIKVLNKTIVFVAGAALVEELCDEKRFRKYVGGPIVEIRYAVHDALFTAYDHEENWGIAHRIIAPKLTAASVAERFTDMLSTTNELLEKWKGLGVNAEVSAIGELNRLNLEATTLALFGKKLNCLTGPEHPMLRGMEDSTSEAMQRPNRPGLFNWLFYGSKFKKGKQVMRAYAEDLVQYRKSNPSDRKDLLAALLSTVDSESEKALTHTQVIDEIVSMPIGSSTAPGMVSTAIYFLLKNPNVITTARNELNRVVGDGELTFAHLSQLKYIEGIVRESLRLSFAAPGFNIEPIPKDGDKSPVFLAGGQYQIAYNQPMIVVLAGVNRDPSVFEDPLAFKPERMMGDKYEQLPLSVRRSYGNGKRECIGKHYAWLWNMVVVAKLIKEVDFTMADPSYELKQDGWFNLRPVDFHVRVKTRVDSKAPLL from the coding sequence ATGGCGACCCCGATTCCACGACCACCAGGGGTGCCTATTCTGGGCAACATCAAGAACATCGACACCAAGAACACCTGGGCGTCTCTCAAGAAGCTGTCCGAGACGTACGGCGAGATCTTCCAAATCAAAGTCCTCAACAAAACAATCGTCTTCGTTGCTGGTGCCGCGCTTGTAGAGGAACTTTGCGACGAGAAACGGTTCCGCAAGTACGTCGGCGGTCCCATCGTCGAGATCCGATACGCAGTCCACGATGCTCTGTTCACAGCCTACGACCACGAGGAAAACTGGGGCATCGCCCACCGCATCATCGCCCCCAAATTGACGGCAGCGTCCGTGGCGGAGCGTTTTACGGACATGCTCAGCACGACAAACGAGCTTCTCGAGAAGTGGAAGGGCCTCGGCGTCAACGCTGAGGTGTCTGCCATTGGCGAGCTCAACAGATTGAACCTCGAGGCTACGACGCTGGCACTCTTCGGCAAGAAGCTCAACTGTCTTACTGGACCAGAACACCCGATGCTTCGAGGCATGGAGGACTCGACATCCGAGGCAATGCAGCGACCTAATCGACCTGGTCTCTTCAACTGGCTCTTTTATGGAAGCAAGTTCAAGAAGGGAAAGCAAGTGATGCGGGCATACGCCGAAGATCTGGTCCAATACCGGAAATCCAATCCATCGGACAGGAAGGATCTTTTGGCTGCCCTTCTCAGCACAGTGGACTCCGAGTCGGAGAAGGCTTTGACTCACACCCAAGTCATTGACGAAATAGTCTCCATGCCCATCGGCAGCAGCACGGCGCCAGGCATGGTCAGCACTGCCATCTACTTCCTGCTGAAGAACCCTAATGTCATCACTACCGCGCGCAATGAGCTCAATCGTGTTGTCGGTGATGGTGAGTTGACCTTTGCGCACCTCTCGCAGCTCAAATATATCGAGGGCATCGTCCGCGAGTCTCTGCGGCTTTCATTCGCCGCCCCAGGGTTCAACATTGAGCCCATCCCTAAGGACGGCGACAAGAGCCCCGTGTTCCTCGCAGGAGGCCAGTATCAGATCGCCTACAACCAGCCCATGATCGTCGTTCTCGCGGGTGTGAACCGGGATCCTTCGGTCTTTGAAGACCCATTGGCTTTCAAGCCTGAGCGTATGATGGGTGACAAGTACGAGCAGCTGCCTTTGAGTGTAAGAAGGTCCTATGGTAATGGAAAGCGAGAGTGCATTGGTAAGCACTATGCGTGGTTGTGGAACATGGTTGTGGTGGCCAAGTTGATCAAGGAGGTGGATTTCACTATGGCGGATCCTTCGTATGAGTTGAAACAGGACGGGTGGTTCAACTTGAGACCGGTGGACTTCCACGTCAGAGTCAAGACGCGGGTGGACAGCAAGGCGCCTTTACTTTAA
- a CDS encoding major facilitator superfamily transporter produces the protein MGSKTTSTAPALYVDEDCNFSVIRNLPIPDPVDGEVLVKVLYSGVNPADVKHAPYIGVRSVTLGYDFCGRVVRAAGENASSAFKPDDLVAGYVPTGMGKPMRHGAHQEYLSCPEDMLFKVPDNLPQTHAASLTVVLTTAADGLYNIFGYPLPGEKAKEGFKAGPLLIWGASASVGLCMLQLARESGASPIFVTASPGRHEMLTKMGATRCFDYNAPDVISQIKKAAEEAGAGPIRYAADCAGSRGEVTSASQTEACVDENAIILSVVAKPGGRIKMPLASANTEITLQLGGGPLITIPPRLEDWGRMWKALMWSVENYGTEFSIPVVDVFKGTAEDALEEVKKVADQGKFGNEAVDVRPEPAGPLGSSGPTISSAFPDKLRSCAGPTGPDSGVILRNLRALFHPLCDRTLSHPHTQPPVPMAADADERTPLLKIKSGAGAVKRVGRGLWSPANRILFAGFLVSLTLGLTQVPIIYVFRVMACETFYKSHVPYDGPASEMCHRREIDANTATQVSILGMTTSVCGILNLFICGDLIKRWGTRWALISQTGLLGIRVSCQVLAVSQGAQKGIDMMQYTQLIGIFGGPRGYMLVLNTAIAEVVERRKHTGVFGRLQGAVMIGTAIGYLLGGVLGDVFGITSPFIVAIGCFAFATTYGAIFWPAPPEETEQTDGKTTPGASGFLAPIKVLMPSKYRLESSKIVKNHGLVFLALGIFFGVFATGYAPILIQMYATSRFNFGTTENGILMSGNSWIRGIFLMFIFPEIIDSGRRWFASSSHAGALQKTLTQEERSVIPTHPEDMDPAPGLMNASEPTKAPPEEEDEDSTFDLFFLRWSLVVDGIVTSLAAWATEGWHVYAAAFLLPFASGSAPAAKGVITEMCPPHMRQDALSAITLVESAATLTTQGIFGFIFATLSEMGKPNLTFFVNAALAVVAVGILLLAHYPPVNSTRVEDEASEGISESN, from the exons ATGGGCAGCAAAACAACATCAACGGCGCCGGCGCTCTATGTCGACGAAGACTGCAACTTCTCCGTCATCCGCAATCTTCCCATCCCCGACCCCGTAGATGGCGAGGTCCTCGTCAAGGTTCTCTACTCTGGCGTAAATCCCGCCGACGTCAAACACGCACCATACATCGGCGTCCGCTCAGTGACCCTCGGCTACGACTTTTGCGGCCGAGTCGTCCGGGCTGCTGGCGAAAATGCGTCGTCCGCCTTCAAGCCGGACGACCTGGTGGCCGGCTACGTACCCACCGGCATGGGCAAACCAATGAGACACGGCGCGCACCAGGAGTACCTGAGCTGTCCGGAAGACATGCTCTTCAAGGTTCCGGATAACCTGCCCCAGACGCACGCCGCGAGTCTCACGGTGGTGCTGACCACAGCCGCCGACGGGCTGTACAATATCTTTGGATACCCTCTCCCTGGGGAGAAGGCGAAGGAAGGGTTCAAGGCTGGTCCGCTACTTATTTGGGGCGCCTCCGCCAGCGTTGGACTTTGCATGCTGCAATTAGCGCGGGAGAGCGGTGCGAGCCCCATTTTCGTCACCGCGTCGCCTGGGCGGCATGAGATGCTCACTAAGATGGGGGCGACGCGCTGCTTCGATTATAACGCCCCAGACGTGATTTCTCAGATCAAGAaggcggcggaggaggctGGCGCGGGGCCAATTCGCTACGCGGCCGATTGTGCGGGTTCAAGGGGTGAGGTCACCTCGGCATCACAGACGGAGGCTTGTGTTGATGAGAATGCTATTATTCTGTCTGTCGTGGCGAAGCCGGGTGGGAGAATCAAGATGCCGCTGGCATCGGCGAATACGGAAATCACACTACAGCTGGGCGGTGGTCCCCTTATCACGATCCCTCCACGGCTGGAGGATTGGGGCAGGATGTGGAAGGCGTTGATGTGGTCTGTTGAGAATTACGGCACCGAGTTCTCGATTCCTGTGGTGGATGTTTTCAAGGGAACGGCGGAGGATGCGCTGGAGGAGGTGAAGAAGGTTGCTGACCAGGGCAAGTTTG GTAATGAGGCTGTAGATGTAAGGCCGGAGCCAGCCGGCCCCCTCGGCAGCTCAGGGCCGACGATAAGCAGCGCATTCCCGGACAAGCTCCGGTCCTGCGCCGGTCCAACGGGTCCAGACTCCG GCGTGATTCTGCGAAACCTAAGAGCTCTCTTCCACCCTCTCTGTGACCGTACCTTATCCCATCCACACACCCAACCACCCGTCCCGATGGCCGCCGATGCAGATGAACGGACGCCCCTCCTCAAAATCAAATCCGGCGCCGGGGCCGTGAAGCGGGTCGGTCGCGGCCTCTGGTCACCCGCAAACCGTATCCTGTTCGCCGGCTTCCTCGTCTCCCTGACACTAGGCCTCACTCAAGTTCC CATTATCTACGTCTTCCGTGTAATGGCATGCGAAACCTTTTACAAGTCTCACGTGCCCTACGACGGCCCCGCCTCGGAAATGTGTCACCGCCGTGAGATTGACGCAAACACGGCCACCCAGGTCTCCATCCTCGGCATGACCACCTCCGTGTGCGGCATTCTTAACCTCTTCATCTGCGGCGACCTCATCAAGCGCTGGGGTACCCGCTGGGCCCTTATCAGCCAGACCGGCCTGCTCGGCATCCGCGTCTCGTGCCAGGTCCTCGCCGTGTCGCAGGGCGCGCAAAAGGGAATCGACATGATGCAGTACACGCAGCTTATTGGCATCTTTGGTGGGCCGAGGGGATACAT GCTGGTTTTGAACACGGCAATTGCGGAGGTTGTCGAAAGAAGAAAGCATACGGGCGTGTTTGGTCGGCTGCAGGGTGCAGTCATGATCGGCACCGCCATAGGGTACTTGC TCGGCGGTGTTTTGGGTGATGTGTTCGGCATCACCAGTCCTTTCATCGTTGCCATCGGCTGCTTTGCCTTTGCAACGACCTACGGGGCCATCTTCTGGCCGGCACCCCCAGAAGAGACGGAGCAGACGGACGGCAAGACAACGCCCGGCGCTTCTGGCTTCCTGGCTCCTATCAAGGTGCTCATGCCGTCCAAGTACCGTCTTGAATCTAGCAAGATTGTGAAAAACCATGGTCTCGTCTTTCTGGCCCTGGGCATCTTCTTCGGCGTG TTCGCCACGGGTTATGCGCCCATCCTCATCCAGATGTACGCCACCTCCCGCTTCAACTTTGGCACAACGGAGAACGGTATCCTCATGTCCGGCAACTCGTGGATCCGCGGCATCTTCTTGATGTTCATCTTTCCGGAAATAATCGACAGCGGACGCAGATGGTTTGCCTCGTCATCCCATGCCGGAGCTCTTCAAAAGACGCTCACCCAGGAGGAACGGAGTGTCATCCCCACTCACCCCGAGGACATGGACCCGGCACCCGGCTTGATGAACGCTTCCGAGCCAACAAAGGCGCCGCCTGAAGAGGAGGACGAGGATAGCACTTTTGACCTGTTCTTCCTGAGGTGGAGCTTGGTGGTGGATGGCATTGTCACGTCCCTCGCGGCTTGGGCAACGGAGGGCTGGCATGTCTATGCCG CCGCTTTCCTGCTACCATTCGCATCCGGATCGGCCCCTGCCGCAAAGGGCGTCATCACGGAAATGTGCCCGCCGCATATGCGACAAGACGCCCTGAGTGCCATTACCCTAGTTGAGAGTGCAGCGACTCTCACGACGCAGGGTATCTTCGGCTTCATATTTGCCACGCTGTCTGAGATGGGCAAGCCGAATCTCACCTTCTTCGTGAACGCC GCTCTCGCCGTTGTCGCCGTGGGCATTCTTCTACTGGCTCATTACCCCCCGGTTAACAGTACGCGGGTCGAGGATGAGGCGAGTGAAGGGATCAGTGAATCAAATTGA